The DNA sequence acacaaacactccatGGCCCACAACctgaaataaacaattcaatTCTCTAATGAATTGGACATGAAAGCACAGGGACATTCATAATCCCCTATGTGCTCATCTGAGAAAATCACACATCAAACAAGCTTTCACACTTCTgtccccctatctctctctctctctctctctctctctctctctctctcacactctctcagacatcatagcaacacATAATTTTCCGTAGTGTTGCCAGGGAAAAGAGTTTTGAACGGCACTGGGTGTTCAGAATTTGGACCAAACATGAAATGGGGGATAAAAATGAGTTGAAAAGATATGTTGGATGTCATTAGGGGGTGATCAATGGCAAAGAATGCTAATCTTTTGGTAAATAAAGAGTGCTAATGATAGAACTGATAAATTGATTGTTGTGATCAGTGACTTGTTTAATAAAGAAGCATAATTGAGTGTTATTTGTGCTATAAGGCTAAAGCTGGCTGTGTAGGCCATGTCTGTAGGGCCACCCTGTTCTTAAGGAAGGCCAGTAAAGTGCTTCATGAAAGCCCAGCTGATCGGAGCTAATAGGGTAACACTGGCCTTCATCACGCATAATTCTTCAGACAATACACACCCTTCAGCAATACACAATCGCTCCCCTACatgctgttgtttgtgtgtgtgtgtgtgtgtgtgtgtgtgtgagggggagaaTGTGaatgcgtatgcgtgtgtgtggtgtgtttgtgtctgtgtatgcgtgcatttgtgtgtggtgtgcgtgtgtgtgtgtgttatgttgtgagagagcatgtgtgtgtgtgtgtgtgtgagagagagagcctgtgtgtgtgtctctgtgtatgcgtgcattgtgtgtgtgtgtgtgcatgtgtgcgtgtgtatgtttgtgtgtgttagtgactgtgtgagagcatgtgtgtgtgtgtgtgtttttttcccctctcagtTGCTACCCTGTCACAGcgggattgtgggattgttaAATGAGGTCACagaagcacttcctgtctgttctgtAAAATGGGGTTTGCGCCCATATTTTTGTGGGCGCcccaaaatgcactttttttctccctgtgaaAACACTTCTGAGGTGCTGTTCAGACCTGCGGACGAACTACAGAGGAAAGTAGCCTAACTCTGGGACAACGGGCTGAACGCTCCAGAATTCATTTAGAAACTCTATATGTATATTGacaataaataagcaaataaataatcactCTGAGCTGAAACAAGAGGCTTCTCCCATCCAGCTCTGGGAAGGTGACTGTTCTGCTAAAAAGTCCAGAAGAACTGCATTTACCTAAAATCCAACTGAGTGCAGAGGTGTTTTAATACTGGGGATGCCTCTTGTGTTGAGAAATACCTAAAATCTCCTTAAACATTTGGAACAAATTTAGCAGGGGCTCAACAGAGTTGGACTGGATTAGTCAGCTGTTCCATCTCTCAGtggtcctccccctccccccctcacccaaaaATACAGCTTGGATGGGCCCAGGGGCGTTACAGGCATGGCAGGTGTGAAAGCATTGCAGGTTACCTCTCCTCATTGTCCGGGACGCACCCCGCCCAAACAGCCAGCCGCACCTGTGTTGTGGTGCGATGGGCCGGCGTGAATATCTCCCCGCGCAGGTGGAGGCGCTCTTTTGTTAAAACGGGCTGGGGTCCTAACGGGGGAATGTTCCAGGTTCAGAGCAGCTAAAAGGCTTTGGGTACGACGCATATGGGCATACGAATAGAGACGCAAGACTCAACGTGCTAGCACACGCCCGCAACTGTTCTGAGGTCAGTAGccaccctccccaacccccaacccccccgctgCCTAAACTGGAACGTCTGtaacagcagtctgaaaaaacGCACAATGGAGAGAAACGGACGCGATGATGTCACTCTTCAGCAGGGCTCCCTGACCtcgcgtgtgtttgtttgtgtgggcCAGAGGTGCAAAACCCAGCTCCAGGAAgtgaaagtcctccccagtgttttgttccagtcacctggatttgctaactAGCAATTTATCTGCCATGAGGTAGAGTTAATTTAGGGAAATcggctggctgagttcaggggtggagggagcacacggcaggacttttactttctgactcCTGGACTTTTCAGCTCTGCAGTGGACTGACAAACCAACAAATTACTGCAATGATGACGATTTAAAACACCTCTAAAATATGATTTCTGTAACCCAAAAGACAAACAcctttaaaatatcatttttgtaACCCAAAAGACAAACacctttaaaatataatttttgtaaCCCAAAAGACAAACAcctttaaaatatgatttttgcCACCCAAAAGACAAACACCtctaaaatatgatttttgtaACCCAAATCATACTGCAGAACATGAGAACCCCTGAATATACGACCACGATAACTTGCTGCTCAGCCCTTCCAGGCTAATCATTTATGTACTGTTTAGACTTATTGGTTGTGATTGGCCCAGAGGATTTAGTGTGTTCCTCAATACAAGAGCATTACGATGACATCACCAAATTAAATCCTCTGGATAATTAAGGAGGCCCTTGATAagataattaaatgtattatctATTTGGGATTAGAAAATTCAAGATTATAGTGGGTAAACAGTTAGGGATTAAAATGGGATTAAATATTGGATGGTGCTCGCAAAAGACTTCCATATACTTGAAGTTAAATACGACCTTGTTCATTTTAGTGTGTGTAACATAAACCAGTATGTGCTGTACAATTTTCATTGGACGTGTTTGAAAGAAGATATGAATGAAAGGATTATGAAATAGAGATGTGGCTGTGTTTCTGGCACCGAAAGCACAGCGCCACCATGTGGAGAGGAACAGCCCACTCGATCGGTGCTGTCGTCCGTCAGATTCCGCCCTGTACCCTCCAGGCCTGAAGGGCGGCGCTAAATGGCCACAGCCCTGCTCAGGGGGAGGGGTTTCAGTCAACAGGGTACTCCCCGCCTCATTGTGCAGAGGGAAATTGGAAGAAAagttaaatatgtaaatatacattaaaatttttaaaaaatcttgcaGTGTGTGCCCTGAGGACCCAGGGTACGGGTAATTCGCCCACGCCCTGCTCAGCGCCGCCCCCGGTGGCGGGTAAAAATAGAACAACAGAGGAAGTGTCCTTGTACAAATCTCCTGCTTCCAGACAATAGAGGGGTGGAGGGatgaggggtgtggggtggtagcgggaggcagaggaggggggcagaACGGGAGCCGCAGCAGGGCTGATGTGTGACCCCGGGCGACCCGGAAGTACTCCACCGTCCCCGGGTCTCCATGGTGCTGCGAGGACCGACGGCGGCGGAGAGGATAGAGCTGTTCGGGGAAGGGGggattctgggggggggggtgccggcGCTTCCTGTACAGGATATCCTGTGTTTCAGAGTCTTCGCTTCTGTTTGTCCCtttgtgcggggggggggttctgccgCCGCCCCTCCCTGGGGGGGCCGTCCGTCTCCCCCGTGCCGTTTGGCGGGAGGATCCGATGACACGCGGCGCGAGCCCGCCGGCTCGGAGGAAGGGAGAACCCGTCTCTCCAGCAACTTCCTGTTCGGGATTTCTGCTTCCTATTCCTCCCCGTTTTCATCCTGCTTGTTCTTACTCGGCACTCAGCGTGGGGCATTCAGTCATATCTGCTGCATTGCTGTCCCATCCTCCATCACCTGGGGACTTTGCAGACGAACCTGTCCTCGCCTTCTGGAACGCCTACAACCatcctctgcctcccccccccccctcccccctccccccccatcctgcaACCCGTCAGCACAGGGTTGGGGAGATCCATTAGCTGGGGACCGCGCTCGGAGGGAAGGAGGACGCTCCGGGCAATGTCGGGACTGACCACCTCGATCATCTGTGAGAAGCTGCCCAGCCTGCTGACGAGACGAAGCGTAACGGCGAGAACCGAACCCTCCCTCCTTGGGTTATGCCCCGCCCCATTGTGCCCCGCCCCTCAGGGCCAGAGACTACGCTGGGGTGAGACTCCAAACCGCAGGGCGTCTCACAGCACTCAGAGAGGATGCCTTTATACAGGCGCGCTCAAACCGCCTGTCAGACCCGTCTCTCCGCGTCCGCGGCGACGCGGTGAAAAAAGGCGGGAAACTGCGTCCGTCCTCGGGCGAGACCCGCCAGCGCAAACGCCAGGCTTACCGCGAAAagcgctggagagagagagagagagagcttccagCGGGGAAAAGGctcctgggggaaaaaaaaaaacggcaccCAGACACGGGCACGGGAAAATTAGCATGCTCTGCCCCCGACCGCGGAAGTCGCGGCGCAGCGGTGAGCGGGGCGTTACTTCCGACGGCCGTACCGCCTGGTGCAGGATGAAAGGGCAGTTCTCAGAaccgctcgccccccccctccggatTTGGGGAAGAAGAGGGGACCCATTCTGACACAGATCATCCTCCGGGGGGGTGTACAAAGGTCCCCTTCATGGGTTCTTACCCTCGTTTACGACCGTGCGAACAAACGCACCCACACACCTCTCTGACCGAAACACAGCCCCCGTTATCATGCCTGTGGGCTCAGCTGGGGCCTTTCaacacagccagacagacagagggatggaCAGAGCTACAGACTGCAGGGATAGACAGAACTACAGACTGCAGGGAtagacagaactacagacagacagagggatggacagaactacagacagactgcagggatggacagagctacagacagactgcagggatagacagaactacagacagactgcagggatggacagaactacagacagactgcagggatagacagaactacagacagacagagggatagacagaactacagacagactgcagggatggacagagctacagacagacagagggatagacagaactacagacagactgcagggatagacagaactacagacagacagagggatggacagaactacagacagacagagggatggacagagctacagacagacagagggatagacagaactacagacagactgcagggatagacagaactacagacagacagagggatggacagagctacagacagacagagggatggacagagctacagacagactgcagggaTAGACAtaactacagacagacagagggatggacagagctacagacagacagagggatggacagagctacagacagacagagggatggacagaactacagacagactgcagggatagacagaactacagacagacagagggatagacagaactacagacagactgcagggatagacagaactacagacagactgcaggaatatgcagaactacagacagactgcagggaTAGACTGAactacagacatacagagggatagacagaactacagacagactgcagggaTAGGCAGAACTACAGACAGATTGCAGGGATAGGCAGAactacagacagactgcagggaTAGACAGAACTATGGACAGACAGAGGCAtagacagaactacagacagtTAAAAAGACATCAAGATTAACAGGCATTAACACACATGGATATTGGAAATACTGTATACATCGgtatagagaaaaaaaaaacccacaaacacaagGATATGGAGACTGAACTGACTGAATACTAGAAATACGCTCATTGTTATATCATGTTTGTTCCAGTAGATATGTCTATATGTAGGCAAATTCCATTCTTGCCATGGATTGCTTTGGGGACACTGTGATACTCACTGACGCCAGAAAAGTattattgaattgaactgaactgtgggTGAAACGTGGGGTCGCGTTCCATCCGACGAACATCCGTGATCTCTCCCCACCACCTCGCCCGCCCCCACGTCAGGGCATGCTTTTGGGTTTGGGCCGGGCTAATTCGGGCATGGCTCGGGGAGCGAATGTGGCCCATTTTCGCCTCTATATTGGGGCATGAGGACAGTTTCAGTGGTGCAGAATATGCCTAAACCTTTctatttcacccccccccccccccccttcagagaAACAGCCTAATTTTTTCCCACTGACTCCTCAGACCTGTGTaccagtttttttggggggggggggggtgatgccACAACgccaccctcctcttcctgacAGGTGTCCCCATGAAAGAACCCCCAGTTCAGAGCTGTGGCAAGGCATCAAAAAGCCACAGAAGAGCAGGGGATGAGGGGAAGGGCCGGAGCAGTGTTGGGAACGTGTTGTGGATGGAAAAGAGGTTTTAAGGACAAGCAACCGCTCCCTGGTATCACACTTTGAAAGTACAGATCATACACTCAGATTTagctcatttaaattttttattgtatgaTTAAAATCTCCAATAATATTGcaatattgctttttttgtgctagatttataaataaagggAAAGTGGCTACTTTTGCAAACCGAAAGCGCCAAAGCATTAGGAGATGCTGCCGCCTGCTGGTTGTAACCAAGAACCACAAATTGTAGCgtacaataatgaaaaataagaacGGAACGAAGGCTAAACGCAGTTTATTCCAGGGGGACACATTTTAAAGCGCACAACATTCTGACAGCTaccgcttttattttgaaagaccCAAACCGGAATTTAacttcattttgtgtttgttgttagCTGGTGAATGTTTGCGAGAAATCTGCCCTTGTACCTTTTATCGGTTTGTTCATTTGTTAGCCAAGTACTAatgacattgattttttttttgtattagcCTAATATCTGAATGTCGGTGGAACTATACTAGGCTATTTTGTGAAACGACTCGGATGTAGTAGCAAGCTAACGTTTACTGTTCGAACATGCTCGTAAGCAAAGCTAGCTGACTTTACAGATAATATAAAGGTGACGATAGGTTTAGCTAGTGTCATTACCAAATCGGAGGCTTTGGCTATGGTGTCTCGACATCAGAAGCGCGTTTTGCGGTATGTGGAGGAGGGAAGTCTGCTAAAACTAAAGTCCTATCTGCGCAAACACCCAGACGTGGAGCTGAACTTTTCCTCGGGGAAAAAACGAAGGGGGCCCTTGCATGTGGCCTGTTCGCTCGGGGACGACGGCGTGCTGCGGCTCCTACTGAAGAACGGAGCGGATCCGCTTCTTGGGGACCGAAACGGGGAGACGCCTCTGCACCTGGCAGCCAAAAGGGCTCTCAAACGCGGCAAACGGGGTGAGCGGTTCCGGCCTACATTCAGAGGTTCTTGTAGCAATGTCCATAAATTAGATAACAAGCCTTGTTAGTCCATTGCAACGTAACAGGCGCGCTCAGGGGGTGGccagaaatgaaatattcacagattttcgtgaaatgtgattttcacTGCCGCAAAACTTATCAGAAATATTACACAAGGTTAAAATTAAGCTACCATTCCTGTTTGTTCCTCCTGTTTGCAGCCTACGATGACCTGGTGGTCCCCCTTCAGAAGAGTTGTCCCGTCGCCATGGAAACGCCGAACAAAGCTGGAGTCACGCCTAAGGATTTGCTGCAATGGATGAGAGAAGATCAGGTGACTGTGGAAGAAAGAAATTGATAAAGCATTGCGTCGTTCTCACAGAAAGTTGTATCCAGTTGTGAGGGCAGATAACTTATGTGGTATTTACgagattattaaaaatgatttctttctttgaaaGTGTAATTGTATCAGATAATTCTTGCTAAACCACTAATTTGTCTCCTGTGTTCTAACAGTATGAAGTCTGACAGTCTGATTATTAAGACCGCGTGCATGATGTAATTTTTTCGCAGTTTCGGGAACCGCGCGTAAACGGCAGCAGCTCCACGGCAACCGACGCTGATCGAGCGTGGCGGGACAAGCTTTTCGGCGAATGCCAGGACGAGTTCTACGAGACCTTCGGGCAGTACGACGGTAAGCCAGCGCGGCCGGTTGAGCCGTCTGTGCGGGCGATATCGCGCGCGTCCGCAGCTCAACGCGGCTGTTTcctgtgcccctctctctcccgcagaAGACTTCCTGCACGATGACGTAGACTCGGAGGACTTCGGCAGTTGGGCGGAACGCATCCGGCGGGAGTACGCGACGAGGCAGCGCTCCCGGGCCCAGcgagaggcggcggcggcgggctcgaaggggaggaagaggaggaagacgaaggaggaggcggaggaggaagaACGCGACCGGCGGGAGCTCCAGGAGAGGCTTCAGAGGGAGCACGAGGAGTACCTGGCGCGGGCGGCGAGGAAGGAGGCGGAGACTCGGCTGAGCAGGCGGCGGCGGTACGAGGAGCGGTGCGCCGCGACGTTCAGCGGTGGCGGCGGCTCGGCCGCGCGGCTGGGCTACGCGGACATCCCCTGGCCCGCGCCCCGCGGCACCGTGGGGGAGATGGTGGAGGTGATGCTCCACGGCGCCGACCGCACCGACCTGCCCaccttccggaagcttctgaAGCGGCAGCAGGCGCTCTGGCACCCGGACAAGTTCGCCCAGCGCTGCGGCGACCGGCTGGAGGACGGTGAGCGGACGCGCATCCTGGACACGGTCACTGCGCTCTCCCAGGAGCTCAACAGGCTGGCCCAGAGCGTCAGGTGACCCGCCCCAGAGCGTCAGGTGACCCGCCCAGAGCGTCAGGTGACCCGCCCAGAGCGTCAGGTGACCCGCCCCAGAGCGTCAGGTGACCCGCCCCAGAGCGTCAGGTGACCCGCGTCAGGTGACCTGCCCCGGAGCGTCAGGTGACCCGCGTCAGGTGACCCGCCCGGAGCGCCAGGTGACCTGCCTGCTGGGCGTGAGGGCGTGGCCACGCTGACCCCGAGGTCACCGCTCAGGTGTATCGCATCGAGAAACGGAAAAAACGAATTCAACGGCTTCGTCGTTTCATCTGGCGACAAGCGGGTGCCAACCTTTGCGTTGCGGGTAAACGCAGAACAAGTAGAACGCGGGTCAGCCTTTCCCGTTGGCACTGAAAACTGTGGGTGTGCAGCTAGCCAATGAGAGGCTGAGGATATTTGAAAATCAGTTCACCGACCCAGCAAATAGACCAAAAAGATTGCATTTGTTAGAGGATGGCAACGTGCACCTTAGCGTCTGTGGATCGAAGTGGGGAAACTgcataaatgtgaatttaacacaaacttaattaatttattttacatcgCAAGACATACATCCAGTTCTCCAACTGCCAGTGGTGGGAATGATTGTGTCACCCctcacgcccccctcccccccggacCTGCCCAGTTCAGTTAAATCCTTATGTTGAGCCCCTGTTTGTCGAAACTCTGgaatacacaaatatattcataattatatAGTCATCATATTAATCACAAGTGTGACCTCTCACCTTCTCTGGGAGTTTGTGAGATGAGTCATCTAGTCATGCAAATGCCTGCATATAGTCAGTTTCGGATTTGACTCAGGGATTGTTTCATATCAGATTCATATGAGACGATTAGCACTTGCGTAAAATAAACCTGTTTTCATCCATATTTGCATTAGTCTCTCATTATTTGAGAGTGATTTGAACAGTGTGTGGTATGGAAGGTGAATGTTCCGGTGGTATGCTGGCCAAAGAATTTTAGCACTGGTGGCAGCCAAGCACCAGTGGCTCAGGTACGAAGCTGTGGATGGCCAGGTAACAACATGACAAGCCCAGGCGAATGGACATCAGGTGAGATGCTCGGGTGAGCTCCGTTTGCCGTTTGGCCAAAATCTCGCGTGCCGATAAACCAGGCACCTTTCATTTTGGGCGACAGCAGAAGCGCGTGTGCACCTGGACTAATGGAATGGCCGCCCACCCAACAGAGGCGCGTGCACCTCTTATTTAACTTGGCCACAGTCATGGAACGGATGCGACCATTCCGATAAACGTCACGTCACCCATTAGAGTCCATTATAATTTAATTCCACATTAATTTGTGGTCATGGTCAGAGCTAAGTACATACCGCAAagtctgcccccaccccccaccccacccaaaaaaaaacaatcgtCTTCTGTTGACCACCCTCAGTGAGATTGTTTGTTGATAAATGTATCTTAAGTTCTGCCTTAAGATACAGTTAACGCACTTACAATTTTGTCGTACATATTTTTATtagcatcaaatttaaaaagggGATTTAAATTCAGAATAATCGTGCACAGACGGAACCCTTATGGACGATTAATTTTGTGTAATGCAGACAACTGGGTTCAATTAAACGCTTAACACTAAAACACTTTCTGCTTTAAGCTTCTTTTTGACGTTTAAATACGCGCCATTCGTTGCAAAATTGCCTCGTTGACGTAACGGGAGGTTGCAATCCTCGCTTCATTCCTTAATTCTGAGATATCTGCATGGAGTGGAACACCGGATAACTTGTGGTTTTTCGGTGACAGCTGATAAATAAGCGATTAAGTGGGCAGCAACCGCAGTTGCTGGGTTGCAGTATGCATGACCGCACTTAACACCTCGACGCCAGACCTAATCTGGCCACGAAGACGCGCTTCAGAATAGAGGGctaagagagggggggaaatacGTGACATTTGAATCATTCATCCTATTTACGGCTCACCCAACCAAATGGAGGCGCTAGGTCAACGCTTATTTCGCATCAATAGGAAAATGTGCCGAGGTAATGCCTGAAGAGATGCTCAGCATCGATGCGGGCACAATCTCCGTTAGTGCAGgatcatgtatttcactgcgTCGATAAGATGGGCTGTGTAACAGAATACACATTCCTATGTACAGGTTTGCAGTCTTGTAACAATAGCTATTTTTGTGAGTTGTTCTTGGGTGCGTATCTCTCATTATCTCGTTATCAAGCTTGGTAAATTGGCAAGCCTGTGTTTTCGCTCTAGTAGCGCAGCCTGTACTGTTGAGGTCTGCATGCTCGCTCCAGCCGTCAGTCTGTTTACGGAGACAAGTTTAGCGAGCTTAGCCAGGAGCTAGTctgtttttaacatttgtaaACTGCCAGCGGAGATTGTACGGACCAGCAAGTCAGCTGATTCCAAACAAAGCCGTCCTGGCCGATACAGAAGACAGGACATTCTCCGGCTGTCAAACTAGAAGGGTTTGGTCCTGAATgggaaaatgagggaaaaaacGTTAGCTGGCGAGGTAGTTTGCTAgggaaaaatattcaaatgtcgGTGCTAGCAAGCACGTTACTGTCTTGTGCAAGTTCTCAGAAGAAAGACTATGCGTGTCACTAATTAACGTCTTTGTTTTAGCTTCATAATCGAATGTTTACTATTAGCTAGCCGGGGTTAGCTGCCGTGGCTATCTGGCGTTTCTAGTAGGCTAAGCGAACGGGGCAGGTTGTCTGGGAGTCAAAAAAAAACGGGCCGACAACGAAGATGGGGTCGGTGTTCCGGAGCGAAGAGATGTGCATGGCCCAGCTGTTCCTTCAATCTGGCTCGGCGTACGACTGCATCAGTGAACTGGGAGAAATGGGTCTGGTCGAATTCCGAGATGTAAGTAAGTACGTTTAGCAGCTAATTGATAACGATTGATATTAGGCTATCGttgctttcatttcagaataGCATGTAACTTATATCCTAAGTATTTTATAAGCACTGATgagtaaacatttaaatagaaTGATGTATAACACAATAGAAACGTAAAGGATAGCTAGTCAGGATTCCCCTTTGTGTCTGAGTCCCTGGGTGTTGCGAATACGGCGCTCTCCAGTGGCAGGTTAATGACTGTTTAGGAGTGTTTGCTTGGCTTGAATTTCACCGTCGTACACACTTAATAACGTGCCAAAgcggtattttttttaaatctcagtaATTCGCAAGTGTTAACTGGCCTCGGGAGTATTGCCTGGGACACATGACTgccagtccaaaaaaaaagaagaaaaaaaaaaacacgcataGGCTATATATAGAACAGATTAATGGCTGATCGCAATATAAAATTGTCATTTGCAGGTCAGCAGTCATTAGTGATGTTGATATTTGATTTTTATATAATTACTGTTTAATGCCTGCAAAACACAATTCAATCTGTGAAAgtaaatgcgtgtgtgcgcgcgcgcgtgtgaaTGAAACAGATTTTCAGAATGCACATTAGTTTGATTTAAGTGCGCCGCCACAGACTTGCCGACGGACGACATTCATATATCGACATAGTCGGCACAGGTACTGTGTTAATGACATAAGGGTGACGTCAGCCTCAGCTGCTCTCCACCGTTTCAGCTCAACCCCAGCGTCAGTGCTTTCCAGCGCAAGTTCGTCAGCGAGATCAAGAGGTGCgaagagatggagaggattctgggtaagGCAGTTTCCAGTGTTCTTGAGCTCAGAGTTTTGGGGCCTTTGACACTcgtttatgtattttgtattttttaaaccatataTGTACTGGACTAAAAAGGGGAGGGGTGCCCAAAGAGACTGCATTTccagggcccagaattttgtgctacacctcTGTGTGTTAATATATTTGCGGAGGTGaatctccgggggggggggggagggggagggaggagagagggggagagggcagaTGTGGGCTAGGGAATATTTTAAATCAGGACAGGAAAATCGGCTCGGTGGTACTGCGTCTTTTGGGAAATTGCTTAAGATGCAACGCAATTACAAGGGTGATGCAACGCGCCATTCCTGTTGTAGGGTACCTCCTGAGGGAGATCAGGAAAATGGGGATCCCTCTGCCGGACGTGGAGGTCAGCCCGGGCGCCCCACTACCCAAACAGGTCCTGGAGATAATGGTGGgtcacctctctctgtctgtctgtctgtctctctctctctttccatatGTCTCAAgttgtttactgaaaacaaCAGTTGGCTCCCTGCTTAAGCTTCGCCTGATGGGTTTTTCCACCTCTTTCCAAATCTTGATTAGGGAGTGTGTGGATTTATA is a window from the Anguilla rostrata isolate EN2019 chromosome 14, ASM1855537v3, whole genome shotgun sequence genome containing:
- the nfkbil1 gene encoding NF-kappa-B inhibitor-like protein 1 isoform X3 codes for the protein MVSRHQKRVLRYVEEGSLLKLKSYLRKHPDVELNFSSGKKRRGPLHVACSLGDDGVLRLLLKNGADPLLGDRNGETPLHLAAKRALKRGKRAYDDLVVPLQKSCPVAMETPNKAGVTPKDLLQWMREDQFREPRVNGSSSTATDADRAWRDKLFGECQDEFYETFGQYDEDFLHDDVDSEDFGSWAERIRREYATRQRSRAQREAAAAGSKGRKRRKTKEEAEEEERDRRELQERLQREHEEYLARAARKEAETRLSRRRRYEERCAATFSGGGGSAARLGYADIPWPAPRGTVGEMVEVMLHGADRTDLPTFRKLLKRQQALWHPDKFAQRCGDRLEDGERTRILDTVTALSQELNRLAQSVR
- the nfkbil1 gene encoding NF-kappa-B inhibitor-like protein 1 isoform X1, translating into MVSRHQKRVLRYVEEGSLLKLKSYLRKHPDVELNFSSGKKRRGPLHVACSLGDDGVLRLLLKNGADPLLGDRNGETPLHLAAKRALKRGKRAYDDLVVPLQKSCPVAMETPNKAGVTPKDLLQWMREDQFREPRVNGSSSTATDADRAWRDKLFGECQDEFYETFGQYDEDFLHDDVDSEDFGSWAERIRREYATRQRSRAQREAAAAGSKGRKRRKTKEEAEEEERDRRELQERLQREHEEYLARAARKEAETRLSRRRRYEERCAATFSGGGGSAARLGYADIPWPAPRGTVGEMVEVMLHGADRTDLPTFRKLLKRQQALWHPDKFAQRCGDRLEDGERTRILDTVTALSQELNRLAQSVR